In Eptesicus fuscus isolate TK198812 chromosome 23, DD_ASM_mEF_20220401, whole genome shotgun sequence, one genomic interval encodes:
- the ROBO4 gene encoding LOW QUALITY PROTEIN: roundabout homolog 4 (The sequence of the model RefSeq protein was modified relative to this genomic sequence to represent the inferred CDS: substituted 1 base at 1 genomic stop codon), whose protein sequence is MGSGGAGLPGVWWPLPLLLLFGLGGTAPDSPPQILVHPQDQLLQGPEPVQMSCQASGQPPPTIHWLLNGQPLSMEPPDTHQLLPDGTLLLHWPSTQAHARSNQALSTDLGIYTCEASNRLGTAVSRGARLSAAVLQEDFRVQPQDTVATVGEQVILECWPPWGHPEPTVLWWKDEKPLALQPGRHRVSSGSLRMLRAEKSDSGTYMCVATNEAGQRKSRAARVSVQEPLELLAVRIQLENVTLLNPGPSQGTTPGPAVWLSWKVSGPAAPAQSYTALFRTQPVPGGQAAPWAEALLAGSQSAKLGGLRWGQDYEFKVRPSSGRARGPDSNVLLLRLPEQVPSAPPQEVTLKLGNGSILVNWVPPPAKNHNGIIRGYQVWSLSNTSWPPTNWTVAGEQTQLEIATQTPGSYCVQVAAVTGAGAGEPSSPACLILEQTMDRATREPKDPGPWILEQLRATLKRPEVIATGGVLLWLLLLGTTVCIHRRRRAGVHLGPGLYRYTSEDAILKHRMDHSDSPWLADTWRSTSGSRDLSSSSSLSSRLGADPRDPLDGRRSLISWDPRSPGVPLLPDTRTFYGSLIAELPSSPPARPSPQAPALRHLRPQLTRLSSPWPSSDSLCSRRGLPSPRFSVAPAEAWKAKKKQELHQANSSPLLRGSHPMELWAWEAGNKGSKNLSQSPGPVPRALVAWRALGPQILSSSNELTCPLPPAPLSSHEPPTQNQQTQHVAEPRAPSPHPLSAAPTPTCRPSSTASHSSHQASSLSGPSPTSSRLSSSSLSSLGEDQDSVLTPEEVALCLELSEGEETPRNSVSPMPRAPSPPSTYGYISVPTASELADMGRATGGVGSEVGSLLCPPRPCLTPTPSEGSLANGWGSASEDNAPSARASLVSSSDGSFLADAHFARALAVAVDSLGFGLEPREADCVFTGASSPPSPRADRFLTRTLSLPLWEWRSDWLEDLENHHIQRLGRGLPPWPPDSXDSPQRTHLGCAAPKAGNSS, encoded by the exons ATGGGCTCCGGAGGAGCGGGTCTCCCCGGGGTCTGgtggcccctgcccctcctgcttctGTTCGGCCTGG gaGGCACAGCTCCGGACTCCCCACCCCAGATCCTAGTCCACCCACAGGaccagctgctccagggccctGAGCCCGTCCAGATGAGCTGCCAAGCCTCAGGCCAGCCGCCTCCCACCATCCACTGGCTGCTCAATGGGCAGCCCCTGAGCATGGAGCCCCCAGACACACACCAACTCCTCCCTGATGGAACCCTGCTGCTGCACTGGCCCTCCACCCAGGCGCACGCCCGCAGCAACCAGGCCCTGTCCACAGACCTGGGCATCTACACGTGTGAGGCCAGCAACCGGCTGGGCACAGCGGTGAGCCGCGGCGCGCGGCTGTCTGCGGCTg tCCTCCAGGAGGATTTCCGGGTCCAGCCCCAGGACACCGTGGCCACGGTGGGCGAGCAGGTGATCCTGGAGTGCTGGCCGCCCTGGGGCCACCCAGAGCCCACGGTCTTGTGGTGGAAGGATGAGAAACCCCTGGCCCTCCAGCCGGGGCGGCACAGG GTGTCCAGTGGCTCCTTGCGGATGCTAAGAGCAGAGAAGAGTGACTCGGGGACTTATATGTGTGTGGCCACCAACGAGGCAGGACAGCGGAAGAGCCGGGCAGCCAGGGTGTCAGTCCAGG AGCCTCTGGAGCTTCTGGCCGTGCGCATTCAGCTGGAAAACGTGACCCTGCTGAACCCGGGTCCCTCCCAGGGCACCACGCCTGGGCCTGCCGTGTGGCTCAGCTGGAAG GTCAGCGGCCCTGCCGCCCCTGCCCAGTCCTACACGGCGCTGTTCAGGACCCAGCCGGTGCCAGGAGGCCAGGCAGCTCCGTGGGCAGAGGCCCTGCTGGCTGGCTCGCAGAGCGCGAAGCTCGGGGGCCTCCGCTGGGGCCAAGACTACGAGTTCAAAGTGAGACCGTCCTCCGGCCGGGCTCGGGGCCCTGACAGCAACGTGCTGCTCCTGAGGCTGCCTGAGCAAG tgcccAGCGCCCCTCCCCAGGAGGTGACCCTAAAATTGGGCAATGGCAGCATCCTTGTGAACTGGGTCCCACCACCTGCCAAAAACCACAATGGCATCATCCGTGGCTACCAG GTGTGGAGCCTGAGCAacacctcatggcccccaaccAACTGGACAGTGGCCGGCGAGCAGACCCAGCTGGAGATTGCCACCCAAACGCCAGGTTCCTACTGCGTGCAGGTGGCTGCCGTCACcggcgctggggctggggagcccagcagcCCCGCCTGCCTCATTTTGG AGCAGACCATGGATCGAGCCACCCGAGAACCCAAAGACCCCGGTCCGTGGATCCTGGAGCAGCTGAGAGCAACGTTGAAGCGTCCAGAGGTCATTGCCACCGGGGGTGTCctgctctggctgctgctgctgggcaccACTGTGTGTATCCACCGTCGGCGCCGCGCTGGGGTgcacctgggcccag GTCTGTACAGGTATACCAGTGAGGACGCCATCCTAAAACACAG GATGGACCACAGTgactccccctggctggcagacaCTTGGAGATCCACCTCTGGCTCTCGGGacctgagcagcagcagcagccttagCAGCCGCCTGGGAGCGGACCCCCGGGACCCACTAGACGGCCGTCGCTCCT TGATCTCCTGGGATCCCCGCAGCCCTGGCGTGCCCCTGCTTCCCGACACCCGCACTTTCTATGGCTCCCTCATCGCTGAGCTGCCTtccagccccccagcccggccaagcccccaggccccagccctcagGCATCTCCGACCCCAGCTGACCCGGCtctccagcccctggcccagTTCCGACAGCCTCTGCAGCCGCAGGGGGCTCCCTTCCCCTCGCTTCTCTGTGGCCCCCGCAGAGGCTTGGAAGGCCAAAAAGAAGCAAG AGCTGCACCAGGCCAACAGCTCCCCGCTGCTCCGGGGCAGCCACCCTATGGagctctgggcctgggaggcaggaaaTAAAGGCTCCAAGAACCTTTCCCAAAGCCCAG GACCTGTGCCCCGAGCTCTGGTTGCCTGGCGGGCCCTGGGACCGCAGATCCTCAGCTCCTCCAACGAGCTGACTTGCCCTCTCCCGCCAGCACCCCTCTCTTCTCATGAACCCCCCACCCAGAATCAACAGACCCA GCACGTGGCAGAGCCCCgagctccctccccccaccccctgtcagcagcccccacccccacctgcaggcCCTCTAGTACCGCCAGCCACTCCAGCCACCAGGCCTCCTCCCTGTCCGGTCCCAGCCCAACCTCCAGTCGCCTGTCCAGCTCTTCGCTGTCATCCCTGGGGGAGGATCAGGACAGTGTGCTGACTCCTGAGGAGGTGGCCCTGTGCCTGGAGCTCAGTGAGGGTGAGGAGACGCCCAG GAACAGCGTCTCTCCTATGCCAAGGGCTCCTTCACCCCCCAGCACCTACGGGTACATCAGCGTCCCCACAGCTTCAGAGCTGGCCGACATGGGCAGAGCTACCGGAGGGGTAGGGTCCGAGGTGGGGAGTTTGCTGTGCCCACCTCGGccctgcctcacccccacccccagtgaggGCTCCCTGGCCAATGGCTGGGGCTCCGCCTCCGAGGACAACGCCCCCAGTGCCAGAGCCAGCCTCGTCAGCTCCTCCGACGGGTCCTTCCTCGCCGACGCCCACTTCGCACGGGCCCTGGCAGTGGCTGTGGACAGCCTTGGCTTCGGTCTGGAGCCCAGGGAGGCAGACTGTGTCTTCACAG GTGCCtcgtcacccccctccccccgggctgaCCGCTTCCTGACCCgcaccctctccctgcccctgtgggagTGGAGGTCAGACTGGCTGGAGGACCTGGAGAACCACCACATCCAGCGACTGGGCAGAGGGCTGCCGCCCTGGCCCCCCGACTCTTAGGACTCTCCCCAGAGAACCCATCTCGGCTGTGCTGCACCCAAGGCTGGCA ACTCGTCCTGA